A single region of the Fibrobacter sp. UWR4 genome encodes:
- a CDS encoding carbohydrate-binding protein — protein sequence MRKISKALLIGSALLSMNGLAFAAPKQMENLTRGLVASNVGKGMLVSWRLLGTDDPATEFNLYRDGDKIASIKGTEGTNYLDKDGKASSKYQVSAVIGGKEGAKAGLSVVLDKTVANTGNSFPYKTIKLEVPAKQTMPDGSTCTYTPNDMSAADLDGDGEYELILKWDPSNAHDNSQSGYTGTVFIDAYKLDGTRMWRIDLGKNIRAGAHYTQFQVYDYDGDGKAEMIVKTADGTIDGTGKAIGDKSKDYRNSGGTVLDGPEYLTVFRGADGAAITSIDFVPSRNINQHVKGVDKKGYWGDNYGNRCERYIAATAYLDGIHPSAIFIRGYYSSSYVVAYDFDGKTLKQRWYHKSEDPGAGLYAQGNHNIVTGDIDGDGYDEIVFGGAALNHDGTLRYSTQLGHGDAGHLSDLDPDLPGLEFFDVHEHTDAKYTDEVRGPDGKIIWGTPQPNPGVDNGRGMAADIDSTHRGFEVWSSKSGGMHDIKGKSMGSPAVSTNFRIYFDGDLQDELLDGAYVTKFNSSAGKSEVYFDGPTALGATGCNGTKNTPSLVADLFGDWREELVVRNANDPTVLYIVSTPVTSPYRVYTLMHDAVYRTAIAWQNTAYNQPPHLGYYLPDAVKKLAAPEIQIVGDPIVSVPDPTEDYPVIKDGKSSMEICKPVEGKGFACETNNAGYEQDGFYNFDNSMGSYGVWEIFSPQDVKTTLTIRFANGGTANRNMTLYINDKSAGTVEFAATGWTTYKDVTVNVALKAGKNTLKLVSASSDGGPNVDTFTFGMDGIELYNNQKLPELGKDTIPDGISIAGVPGVNAYNPNTGVLRSNRSGSAQVVVYDMRGHVVGSVYTHVNEGLNMVVIDREMLPQGKYFVKVDVDGVIVSKGTFLNK from the coding sequence ATGCGTAAAATTTCTAAGGCATTACTGATTGGGTCTGCTCTTTTGAGCATGAATGGTTTGGCTTTCGCTGCCCCTAAGCAGATGGAAAATCTGACTCGAGGTCTAGTTGCCTCTAACGTAGGGAAGGGAATGCTGGTGAGCTGGCGTTTGCTGGGTACCGACGACCCGGCTACGGAATTCAACCTTTACCGCGATGGCGATAAAATTGCCTCTATCAAGGGAACCGAGGGTACCAACTATTTGGATAAGGATGGCAAGGCCTCTTCCAAATATCAGGTTTCCGCTGTAATTGGCGGCAAGGAAGGCGCAAAGGCCGGACTTTCCGTTGTATTGGACAAGACTGTTGCAAATACCGGAAATTCCTTCCCGTACAAGACTATCAAGCTTGAAGTTCCTGCGAAGCAGACCATGCCGGACGGCTCTACCTGCACTTATACGCCTAACGATATGAGCGCCGCCGATCTCGATGGGGATGGCGAATACGAACTGATTTTGAAGTGGGATCCTTCAAATGCCCACGACAACTCCCAGTCAGGTTATACGGGTACCGTATTTATTGACGCCTACAAGCTGGATGGCACCCGTATGTGGCGCATTGACTTGGGCAAGAATATCCGTGCCGGTGCTCACTATACCCAGTTCCAGGTTTATGACTACGATGGTGACGGCAAGGCCGAAATGATCGTGAAGACCGCCGACGGTACTATTGATGGTACGGGCAAGGCTATTGGTGACAAGTCCAAGGATTACCGCAATTCTGGTGGAACTGTTCTTGACGGTCCCGAATACCTGACTGTTTTCCGTGGTGCTGATGGTGCTGCGATTACTTCCATTGACTTTGTTCCTAGCCGTAATATCAATCAGCATGTAAAGGGTGTTGATAAGAAGGGCTATTGGGGCGATAACTATGGTAACCGCTGCGAACGCTATATTGCTGCAACTGCCTACTTGGATGGTATCCATCCCAGTGCAATCTTTATTCGTGGCTACTATTCCTCCTCTTACGTTGTTGCCTATGATTTTGATGGCAAGACTCTGAAGCAGCGTTGGTACCATAAGTCCGAAGATCCGGGTGCAGGTCTTTATGCTCAGGGCAACCATAACATTGTAACTGGTGATATTGATGGCGATGGCTATGATGAAATCGTGTTTGGCGGTGCTGCGTTAAATCATGACGGTACTCTTCGTTATTCTACTCAGTTGGGCCATGGGGATGCAGGTCATTTGTCTGACTTGGATCCGGATCTTCCGGGCCTGGAATTTTTCGATGTGCATGAGCATACCGATGCCAAGTATACCGATGAAGTTCGTGGCCCCGATGGAAAAATTATTTGGGGTACGCCGCAGCCCAATCCTGGTGTGGACAATGGCCGTGGTATGGCTGCTGACATTGATTCTACGCATCGTGGTTTTGAAGTTTGGTCCAGCAAGAGTGGCGGCATGCACGATATCAAGGGCAAGTCCATGGGCTCTCCGGCGGTTTCCACCAACTTCCGTATATACTTTGACGGGGACCTTCAGGATGAACTTTTGGATGGCGCCTATGTGACCAAGTTCAATTCTTCTGCGGGTAAGTCTGAGGTTTATTTCGATGGTCCTACCGCACTTGGCGCAACCGGTTGTAACGGCACCAAGAATACTCCGAGCCTTGTTGCAGATCTCTTCGGCGACTGGCGCGAAGAATTGGTGGTTCGTAATGCAAACGATCCGACCGTACTTTACATTGTGTCTACTCCGGTAACTTCTCCCTATCGCGTCTATACCTTGATGCATGATGCTGTTTACCGTACTGCAATCGCATGGCAGAACACTGCTTACAACCAGCCGCCGCACCTCGGTTACTACCTGCCGGATGCTGTGAAGAAATTGGCCGCTCCCGAAATCCAGATTGTGGGGGATCCTATTGTTTCCGTTCCGGATCCTACTGAAGATTATCCCGTCATTAAGGATGGTAAGTCTTCTATGGAAATCTGCAAGCCTGTTGAAGGTAAAGGCTTTGCCTGCGAAACGAACAATGCTGGCTATGAACAGGATGGTTTCTACAATTTTGACAATAGCATGGGTAGCTACGGTGTGTGGGAAATCTTCTCTCCCCAGGATGTGAAGACTACTCTGACGATTCGCTTCGCCAACGGCGGAACTGCAAACCGCAACATGACTCTGTACATAAATGACAAGTCTGCAGGTACGGTGGAATTCGCTGCTACCGGCTGGACCACTTACAAGGATGTGACTGTAAATGTTGCTCTTAAGGCCGGTAAGAATACTCTAAAATTGGTTTCTGCATCTTCTGATGGTGGCCCCAATGTGGATACCTTTACCTTTGGTATGGACGGCATTGAACTCTATAATAACCAGAAACTTCCTGAACTGGGTAAGGATACCATTCCTGATGGAATTTCCATTGCAGGCGTTCCCGGTGTAAATGCATATAATCCGAATACAGGCGTGCTCCGCTCCAATCGTTCCGGCAGCGCACAGGTTGTTGTGTACGATATGCGCGGCCATGTGGTGGGAAGCGTATACACCCATGTGAACGAGGGCTTGAACATGGTGGTCATCGATCGCGAAATGCTGCCTCAGGGTAAGTACTTTGTGAAGGTTGATGTTGATGGAGTGATTGTTTCTAAGGGAACTTTTCTTAATAAGTAA
- a CDS encoding ATP-binding protein, translated as MIPELVSSVFAVFLLVLLIRVLYRVWPNRKDSPSQGIYANFVLAALILEAETIPDLLLLCGIFQLNKIAASIFYTTEFTLIALVAYQWFKYFVTIQNEKKVFTRKRNILFAIPTIIVFIAAASSYWTNALFITEFTDGQYYYLNGTLPWIQYIPYIYILAGMGLIFKQAVKDNREKTRKNLWFIFTFTFPCAIAVAFQTLAGIDYGFTQAGICLAVYLSYVELYIEEIKEAKRLKDIDEINAKLKDANQAKTRFLFNMSHDIRTPMNAIIGYTSLISKNMSHPEKCLDYISKIDKSSQYLLSLINNVLEMASIESGTITNDTKTCNIYTIKQTLDTIFGEQMKKKSIDFSVNVDIQHTNIIIDEVKVRSIFLNLISNAYKYTSAGGSVTVTIREFSSEKENCGLFQIIISDTGIGISREFLPHLFEDFAREKNSDRNKIEGAGLGMSIVKNYVEQLGATISVDSEVGEGTTFTITHPAVPLAQNDKPAVQEKVTSTTPRFDGKRVLIVEDNDLNAEIAYEILKGLGIQVERAEDGIQCIHKLNQASDGYYDLILMDIQMPNLNGYETTRAIRSTMDGKKSELPILAMTANAFKEDREESVKAGMNGHLAKPINVIELTKELTRNLR; from the coding sequence ATGATACCCGAACTCGTATCGTCAGTATTTGCCGTATTTCTTCTAGTCCTTCTTATAAGGGTCCTTTACCGCGTATGGCCCAATCGAAAGGATTCCCCCTCCCAAGGGATATACGCAAACTTTGTACTTGCGGCACTCATTCTGGAAGCAGAAACAATTCCCGACTTATTACTTCTATGCGGGATTTTCCAATTAAATAAGATTGCCGCCTCCATTTTCTATACGACAGAATTTACTCTTATCGCCTTGGTCGCATACCAGTGGTTCAAATATTTCGTCACCATCCAAAACGAAAAAAAAGTTTTCACCCGAAAAAGGAACATCCTTTTTGCGATTCCGACAATTATCGTCTTCATCGCAGCAGCTTCCTCCTACTGGACTAACGCCCTGTTTATAACAGAGTTCACCGATGGCCAATACTATTACCTGAACGGAACCCTACCTTGGATCCAGTACATCCCCTACATTTACATACTTGCAGGAATGGGGCTCATCTTTAAGCAAGCGGTAAAGGACAACCGGGAAAAAACAAGAAAAAATTTATGGTTCATATTCACATTTACATTTCCTTGCGCTATTGCAGTGGCCTTCCAGACTTTAGCGGGAATTGACTACGGTTTTACACAAGCGGGAATTTGTCTTGCAGTGTACCTGTCCTACGTGGAATTATACATCGAAGAGATCAAGGAAGCGAAACGTCTAAAAGATATAGACGAAATCAACGCCAAACTGAAAGACGCGAATCAGGCCAAGACAAGATTCCTCTTTAACATGAGCCACGACATTCGCACTCCCATGAATGCCATTATCGGCTACACAAGCCTTATAAGCAAAAATATGAGTCATCCGGAAAAATGCCTGGACTACATTTCCAAAATTGACAAGTCCAGCCAGTACTTGCTCTCCCTCATCAACAATGTTCTGGAAATGGCAAGCATTGAAAGCGGAACCATCACAAATGACACCAAGACTTGCAATATCTACACGATCAAGCAAACCCTGGACACCATCTTCGGTGAACAGATGAAGAAAAAATCGATTGATTTTTCCGTTAACGTCGATATTCAGCACACCAATATCATCATTGACGAAGTAAAGGTCCGTAGCATATTCCTCAATCTGATTTCTAACGCCTATAAGTACACCTCTGCGGGTGGATCGGTCACAGTCACCATTCGAGAATTTTCGTCCGAAAAGGAAAACTGCGGCCTATTTCAAATCATTATCTCCGATACTGGAATTGGAATTTCAAGAGAATTCCTCCCCCACCTGTTTGAGGATTTTGCCCGAGAGAAGAATTCCGATAGAAACAAGATCGAGGGAGCCGGTCTCGGAATGTCGATCGTAAAGAATTATGTGGAACAGCTGGGCGCAACTATATCCGTAGACAGCGAAGTCGGGGAAGGCACGACCTTTACCATCACCCATCCAGCCGTTCCTCTAGCCCAAAACGACAAACCCGCAGTACAAGAAAAAGTCACAAGCACAACCCCTCGCTTTGACGGGAAAAGAGTGCTCATTGTCGAAGACAACGATCTTAATGCCGAAATTGCATACGAAATTTTGAAGGGTCTGGGAATCCAGGTAGAACGAGCCGAAGATGGCATCCAGTGCATTCACAAGCTGAACCAGGCTAGCGACGGATATTATGATTTGATTCTTATGGATATACAGATGCCTAACTTAAACGGCTATGAAACCACAAGAGCCATAAGAAGTACAATGGATGGAAAGAAATCTGAACTGCCCATTCTAGCCATGACGGCGAACGCATTCAAGGAAGACCGGGAGGAATCCGTGAAAGCCGGCATGAACGGACACCTGGCAAAGCCCATCAATGTAATTGAGCTGACCAAGGAACTTACAAGGAATCTAAGATAA
- a CDS encoding hybrid sensor histidine kinase/response regulator, giving the protein MLHIVINYDEIKNSVPTQDGKNYRRFLIGVFFYYVVDSLWGLIAAAQSTLLLYADTVLYCAVIALVVLLWCQYVISYLNIRTAFGRVLKILGTIFCVAAAVTLIVNHFYPIFFWIDENGGYHTNIFRYVSVAAQTTLFAITTFKALVAAGKSNSSIRRHHVTIACFGIVMIAAVLTQFFHTLFPCYTIGLLVGTSILHVFILEDQKDMFRSKLEESSRVIGAAGYGIWKFTFDQEGKVNGLTGDTIWKKIFGLEHKKLSPEETYQYYTSRLSQSTLEEIKDDYTDMREGAVTSRILEWNHPEKGLLYLSVGGTRLENADGSVSISGFIGDITEQKRKEAKLNETLLKAKQDAERANQAKSRFLFNMSHDIRTPMNAIIGFTDLLKKNLGNKEKCNDYLEKIQNSNSFLLSLINNVLEMARIESGKATLNLAVHDTSVFIQGFRNVFEEQMKQKNIAFTIDVDVKHNFLYTDALKVREIYLNILSNAYKYTPENGKVSVSIKEVPCEKDGYCTYIGTISDTGKGISPDFLPKIFEEFSRERTYTDSKIEGSGLGMPIVKKYVDLMDGTINIESEIGKGTTITIVTTHKIAESDHEEKQPFFNIDKTIFKGKRVLLAEDNDLNAEIAIEVLHDLGFQVERAEDGLQCLVLLGKNEPNHFDIILMDIQMPNMDGYRATETIRQMNNPAKANTPIFAMTANAFEEDKIAAIEAGMNGHLAKPIDVQALVVELYRIFKDK; this is encoded by the coding sequence GTGCTACACATCGTAATTAACTACGATGAGATCAAAAATTCTGTTCCCACTCAGGACGGGAAAAACTATCGAAGATTCCTTATAGGTGTTTTCTTCTACTATGTCGTAGACTCCCTGTGGGGATTGATTGCTGCGGCACAAAGCACCCTGTTACTCTATGCGGACACCGTTCTATATTGTGCCGTAATTGCTCTTGTAGTATTACTCTGGTGCCAATACGTCATTTCCTATTTAAACATCAGGACTGCATTCGGAAGAGTTCTTAAAATTCTAGGAACAATCTTCTGTGTGGCTGCAGCGGTTACACTTATCGTAAACCACTTCTACCCTATCTTCTTCTGGATTGACGAGAATGGCGGTTACCACACCAATATTTTCCGCTACGTTTCTGTAGCTGCTCAGACAACCTTATTTGCAATCACCACATTCAAAGCACTTGTCGCTGCAGGCAAGTCAAACAGTTCAATCAGACGTCATCACGTTACCATCGCCTGCTTTGGCATCGTCATGATTGCAGCCGTTCTTACTCAATTCTTCCATACCCTATTCCCTTGCTACACGATAGGACTCCTTGTAGGAACCAGCATCCTCCATGTATTCATCCTGGAAGACCAGAAGGACATGTTCCGATCGAAGTTGGAAGAAAGTAGCCGAGTTATTGGCGCCGCTGGATACGGCATCTGGAAGTTTACATTTGACCAGGAAGGCAAGGTCAACGGATTGACCGGCGACACCATCTGGAAAAAAATCTTCGGACTGGAACACAAGAAATTGTCTCCCGAAGAAACCTACCAGTATTATACGAGCAGACTTTCCCAAAGTACATTGGAAGAAATCAAGGATGACTATACGGACATGCGAGAGGGCGCAGTCACCTCCCGTATATTGGAATGGAATCACCCCGAAAAAGGCCTGCTTTACTTATCCGTAGGCGGGACAAGATTGGAAAATGCGGATGGCTCGGTATCCATTTCTGGATTTATCGGAGACATCACAGAACAGAAACGTAAAGAAGCTAAACTGAATGAAACCTTGTTAAAAGCAAAACAGGACGCCGAACGAGCAAACCAGGCAAAATCCCGTTTCCTATTCAACATGAGCCATGACATCCGTACTCCCATGAATGCAATCATCGGCTTTACGGACTTACTGAAAAAGAATCTGGGCAACAAGGAAAAATGCAATGACTATCTGGAAAAAATCCAGAATTCCAACAGTTTCCTTTTAAGCCTCATCAACAACGTTCTGGAAATGGCTCGTATCGAAAGTGGAAAGGCTACGTTAAATTTGGCGGTTCACGATACAAGTGTTTTCATTCAGGGTTTCCGCAACGTCTTTGAAGAACAGATGAAGCAGAAAAACATCGCGTTCACGATTGACGTAGATGTAAAGCACAATTTTCTCTATACAGATGCCCTAAAGGTTCGTGAGATTTACCTGAACATTCTATCCAACGCGTACAAGTACACTCCCGAAAACGGAAAAGTTTCCGTATCCATCAAGGAAGTGCCTTGCGAAAAGGATGGTTACTGTACCTACATCGGAACCATATCAGACACAGGCAAGGGAATTTCACCAGATTTCCTCCCTAAAATATTTGAGGAATTTTCCAGAGAAAGGACATACACCGATAGCAAAATCGAAGGTTCCGGACTTGGGATGCCAATCGTGAAAAAATATGTGGACCTAATGGATGGAACGATCAACATAGAAAGCGAGATTGGAAAGGGAACTACGATAACCATTGTTACAACCCACAAAATCGCAGAGTCCGACCATGAAGAAAAGCAACCGTTTTTCAACATAGACAAAACGATCTTCAAAGGCAAACGAGTCCTTCTGGCAGAAGACAATGACCTGAATGCAGAAATTGCCATAGAAGTTCTTCATGATCTAGGATTCCAGGTGGAACGAGCGGAAGACGGACTTCAATGTCTCGTTCTTCTCGGAAAAAACGAGCCCAATCATTTTGACATCATTCTCATGGACATACAGATGCCCAATATGGATGGATATCGGGCAACTGAAACGATCCGCCAGATGAACAATCCGGCAAAGGCAAACACTCCCATTTTCGCAATGACGGCCAACGCATTCGAGGAAGACAAAATTGCAGCCATTGAAGCCGGTATGAACGGACATCTAGCAAAGCCGATTGATGTACAGGCCTTGGTAGTAGAACTTTACAGGATTTTCAAAGACAAATGA
- a CDS encoding response regulator, which produces MTNQHKITREIIKEQQRTGTLLLVVVLLLESIFLFTSYKSTEKQIKTEAKAHAEEIASTINAELNNAYETTELLKDLHQVYGDVFLQDFDRICEELTRDNLAIGSMYFAPKGIIKYSYPHTVDNATSDFEMIKDPIQGPKAQKAVNDKLPTIAGPHHLVEGGEGFIVRTPIFKDNDFIGFSIIVIDKQILIDQIQKKNKYQAFRFAVWKNEDPTAVLDANGFILSSDNKPVSRDIQTSFNVLNDIWYICLEPKDGWNVWGSMKIPVAISLIVLLILSFFYYMQLLSWRRKRQLQMERLSNKAKSQFLFSMSHDIRTPMNAIIGFSELMKKNLDDKEKLVDYLNKINASSSFLLSLINNVLEMARIESGKVTLDENMINTQKFEDITEAVFTDQARNKGIQFSNNYHLIHEYVIGDEMKVRELTLNIISNAIKYTPAGGYVKLSLIESENKKPGYTTFTAICEDSGIGISKEYLPHIFDEFSRERNSTDSKISGTGLGMPIVKRLLNLMNGTIDIESEVGKGTKITIVLPLRLPTEEQMAAARQAETQSHGNTIHTEMLNRAPVSDKIFNGHRILLAEDNDLNAEIAIAILEEMGFIVERVSDGIQCVQTLSRQDNGFFDVILMDIQMPNMDGYTATRSIRTINDHKKSDIPIIAMTANAFEEDREKAFEAGMNDHISKPIDANKLAIALEKVIKI; this is translated from the coding sequence ATGACAAACCAGCACAAGATTACCCGCGAGATTATAAAGGAACAGCAAAGAACAGGAACGCTACTTCTTGTTGTAGTCCTATTACTGGAATCCATATTTCTCTTTACTTCCTACAAGAGTACCGAGAAACAGATTAAGACGGAAGCGAAAGCGCATGCCGAGGAAATCGCATCCACCATTAATGCAGAACTGAATAACGCTTATGAAACCACGGAACTCCTGAAAGACCTCCATCAAGTCTATGGGGATGTGTTCCTTCAAGATTTTGACCGAATCTGCGAGGAACTGACAAGGGACAATCTGGCTATCGGCAGCATGTATTTCGCCCCCAAGGGAATCATCAAGTATTCCTATCCCCATACCGTCGATAACGCCACATCGGATTTCGAAATGATAAAAGACCCGATTCAAGGTCCTAAGGCTCAAAAGGCCGTGAACGACAAACTTCCAACCATCGCAGGACCGCACCACCTCGTGGAAGGTGGCGAGGGATTCATTGTACGTACTCCCATTTTCAAGGACAACGACTTTATCGGTTTTTCCATCATTGTCATTGACAAGCAAATTCTTATTGATCAAATCCAGAAGAAAAACAAATATCAAGCATTCCGCTTTGCCGTCTGGAAGAACGAAGACCCTACCGCAGTTCTTGATGCCAACGGTTTTATCCTATCCTCCGACAACAAGCCCGTTTCTAGAGATATCCAGACGAGTTTCAACGTTCTGAACGACATCTGGTATATATGCCTTGAACCTAAGGACGGTTGGAACGTTTGGGGGTCCATGAAAATTCCAGTAGCAATTTCCCTTATCGTTCTGCTGATTTTATCATTCTTCTACTACATGCAGCTTCTATCCTGGAGACGTAAGCGTCAGCTGCAGATGGAACGTTTATCCAACAAGGCCAAGAGTCAGTTTCTCTTCAGTATGAGCCACGATATTAGAACGCCCATGAACGCAATCATCGGCTTCTCCGAACTGATGAAGAAAAATCTGGATGACAAGGAAAAACTTGTCGATTATCTCAATAAGATTAACGCTTCCAGCAGTTTTCTCCTTTCCCTAATCAATAACGTTCTGGAAATGGCCCGCATCGAAAGCGGTAAAGTTACCCTGGACGAAAACATGATTAACACCCAGAAATTTGAAGACATTACCGAGGCCGTTTTCACGGACCAGGCCCGCAACAAGGGAATTCAGTTCAGTAACAATTACCATTTGATCCACGAATACGTCATTGGCGATGAGATGAAGGTGAGGGAACTCACCCTGAACATCATCAGTAATGCCATCAAGTACACCCCTGCGGGAGGTTACGTCAAACTGAGTCTAATCGAATCCGAAAACAAGAAGCCCGGCTACACCACCTTTACCGCGATTTGCGAGGATTCCGGCATCGGGATCAGCAAGGAATATCTACCCCATATCTTTGACGAATTCTCCCGAGAAAGGAATTCCACCGACAGCAAGATTTCCGGTACTGGTCTAGGCATGCCCATTGTCAAAAGGCTTCTCAACCTGATGAACGGAACCATCGACATTGAAAGCGAGGTTGGAAAGGGCACGAAGATAACCATTGTCCTCCCCCTCCGCCTCCCCACGGAAGAACAGATGGCCGCAGCAAGACAGGCAGAAACCCAGTCACACGGCAACACCATTCATACGGAAATGTTGAACCGCGCACCAGTCAGCGATAAAATTTTCAATGGGCATCGTATTCTTCTTGCAGAAGACAATGACTTGAATGCCGAAATTGCCATCGCCATCCTGGAAGAAATGGGATTCATCGTAGAACGAGTCTCCGACGGCATCCAATGCGTACAGACTCTCAGCCGTCAGGATAACGGATTTTTCGACGTCATCCTGATGGATATACAAATGCCCAATATGGACGGCTATACCGCCACACGCTCCATCCGGACCATTAACGACCATAAGAAGTCTGACATTCCCATCATCGCCATGACCGCCAACGCCTTCGAAGAAGACCGGGAAAAAGCTTTTGAAGCGGGAATGAACGACCACATTTCTAAGCCTATTGACGCCAATAAATTGGCAATAGCCCTTGAAAAAGTGATAAAAATCTAA
- a CDS encoding EAL domain-containing response regulator, with product MLKSEILIVDDSEINRSMLRLMLQEEYEITEAENGAEALAIIQKGDHIFRLVLLDLVMPVMDGFSFLAELQKEKLQSPLPIIIISGDNSEEALDKAYGLGAVDFFTKPFNPSIVNHRVQNVISLYAHGYRDKLTGCYTRNGFIQVSENFIQTVEDPTLYSIILYDLKNFKAINSVYGVEGGDFALKYTSNGIQNSGLAPLFVARLEADHFACLAESKNIDFNAMMEDNGAQVEVNGRPMQIRFRMGVAKVDSRAPITGFMDRAKLAMNYIEDEYLKPYAEFDEKMAENYVNAAMVTSDFENSLENNEFKVYYQPVMEAATGKIASAEALIRWIHPKRGFVRPDLFIPVLEKDGYISKLDLFVDLKVHSVVKEWKKQGLPTVPVSVNLSWMDFYDADMIRFILDRLESNKTEPGEIRYEITESSFAALKENHDEVLKDMQRLGAWLLMDDFGSGYSSLGMLMNYKFNILKIDMSIVRKLEEKPEVPHIVELIINMCHHLGMKVVAEGVETESQLNFLKNAGCDYIQGYYFSKPLPEEDFKAFLAKSKEDGKIIEN from the coding sequence ATGCTTAAGAGCGAAATTCTTATTGTAGACGATTCAGAAATCAACCGCAGTATGCTGCGGCTGATGTTGCAAGAAGAATACGAAATTACAGAAGCAGAAAATGGCGCAGAAGCACTCGCCATCATCCAAAAAGGCGACCACATTTTCCGTCTCGTCCTCCTGGACCTGGTCATGCCTGTCATGGATGGCTTCAGTTTCCTTGCAGAACTGCAAAAAGAAAAATTGCAGTCCCCGTTACCTATCATCATCATTTCTGGCGACAATTCGGAAGAAGCCCTGGACAAGGCCTATGGCCTTGGTGCAGTGGATTTCTTTACCAAGCCCTTCAATCCCAGTATTGTAAACCACCGCGTACAGAACGTCATTTCCCTATACGCCCATGGTTACCGAGACAAGTTGACTGGATGTTACACCCGTAACGGCTTTATCCAAGTTTCGGAAAACTTCATCCAGACTGTCGAGGACCCGACTCTTTACTCCATCATCCTCTATGACTTAAAGAATTTCAAGGCAATCAACTCCGTATATGGAGTTGAAGGGGGTGACTTCGCACTCAAGTATACCAGTAACGGAATCCAGAACAGCGGTCTTGCCCCACTGTTTGTAGCCCGACTGGAAGCAGACCACTTCGCCTGCCTAGCCGAGAGCAAGAACATCGACTTTAACGCCATGATGGAAGATAACGGCGCCCAGGTAGAAGTCAACGGACGTCCTATGCAGATTCGCTTCCGCATGGGCGTTGCCAAGGTGGACTCCAGAGCGCCTATTACAGGCTTTATGGACAGAGCCAAGCTGGCCATGAACTATATCGAAGACGAATACCTAAAGCCCTATGCCGAATTTGACGAGAAGATGGCCGAAAACTATGTCAATGCGGCAATGGTTACTTCCGACTTCGAAAATAGCCTGGAAAACAACGAATTCAAGGTTTACTATCAGCCCGTCATGGAAGCGGCTACGGGTAAAATTGCCTCTGCAGAAGCCCTGATTCGCTGGATTCATCCTAAGCGCGGCTTTGTCCGCCCGGACTTGTTTATTCCTGTCCTTGAAAAGGACGGCTACATTTCCAAACTGGATCTTTTCGTGGATCTGAAGGTTCACTCCGTCGTTAAGGAATGGAAGAAGCAGGGACTCCCCACCGTGCCAGTTTCTGTCAATCTTTCCTGGATGGATTTTTACGATGCAGACATGATTCGATTCATTCTGGACCGTCTTGAGTCCAACAAAACCGAGCCGGGCGAAATCCGTTACGAAATCACGGAATCATCCTTTGCCGCCCTCAAGGAAAACCACGACGAAGTGCTTAAGGACATGCAGCGTCTTGGCGCCTGGCTTCTGATGGACGACTTCGGCAGCGGATACTCTTCACTGGGAATGCTCATGAACTACAAGTTCAATATCCTGAAGATCGACATGAGCATCGTCCGCAAGCTGGAAGAAAAACCCGAAGTGCCTCATATTGTGGAATTGATCATTAACATGTGTCACCACCTGGGAATGAAGGTCGTTGCCGAAGGCGTAGAAACCGAAAGCCAACTGAACTTCCTGAAAAATGCAGGCTGCGACTACATTCAAGGCTATTACTTTAGTAAGCCTCTTCCCGAAGAGGACTTCAAGGCGTTCCTGGCCAAGAGCAAGGAAGACGGAAAAATTATTGAGAATTAG